From the genome of Cellvibrio japonicus Ueda107, one region includes:
- a CDS encoding carbon-nitrogen hydrolase — translation MSANSSGVVKVGVIQQANTADTDANLAKSIAQIRVAAARGAALVVLQELHRGLYFCQQEDVDQFDLAEPIPGPSTQVLGQLAKELNIVIVASLFEKRATGLHHNTAVVLERDGSIAGKYRKMHIPDDPGFYEKFYFTPGDLGFQPIETSVGKLGILVCWDQWFPEAARLMAMAGAELLIYPTAIGWNPQDEQAEKDRQRDAWTTVQRAHAIANGVPVVSVNRVGHEADPAGGAGLDFWGSSFVAGPQGEFLYRASIDQEETQVVDIDLGRSEDVRRIWPYLRDRRIDHYGDLLKIYRD, via the coding sequence ATGTCAGCGAATAGCTCAGGTGTCGTAAAGGTAGGCGTTATTCAGCAGGCCAATACGGCAGATACTGACGCGAATCTGGCAAAGTCGATTGCCCAAATTCGTGTGGCAGCGGCCCGTGGCGCAGCCTTGGTGGTATTGCAGGAACTGCATCGCGGCCTCTACTTCTGCCAGCAAGAAGATGTTGATCAGTTTGATCTGGCAGAGCCCATTCCGGGGCCCAGTACCCAGGTCTTGGGACAGTTGGCAAAAGAACTGAATATAGTGATAGTGGCATCGCTGTTTGAAAAGCGCGCTACTGGCCTGCATCACAATACGGCCGTTGTACTGGAGCGCGATGGCAGCATTGCCGGTAAGTATCGCAAGATGCATATCCCGGATGATCCGGGGTTCTACGAGAAGTTTTATTTCACTCCCGGAGATCTCGGTTTTCAACCCATAGAAACCTCCGTGGGCAAACTGGGCATCCTGGTGTGCTGGGATCAATGGTTTCCCGAGGCGGCTCGTTTGATGGCGATGGCGGGTGCTGAACTGCTGATTTATCCCACCGCTATTGGCTGGAACCCACAGGATGAGCAGGCTGAAAAAGACCGCCAGCGCGATGCCTGGACAACTGTTCAGCGGGCTCACGCCATCGCCAACGGGGTCCCGGTGGTTAGCGTTAACCGCGTCGGCCATGAGGCAGACCCGGCGGGAGGGGCAGGGTTGGATTTCTGGGGGAGTAGTTTTGTGGCAGGCCCCCAGGGGGAGTTTCTTTATCGCGCCAGTATTGACCAGGAAGAGACGCAGGTAGTCGATATTGACCTGGGTCGCAGTGAAGATGTACGCCGCATATGGCCCTATCTGCGTGATCGTCGTATAGACCACTATGGTGATCTGTTGAAGATTTATCGCGATTAG
- a CDS encoding agmatine deiminase family protein: protein MSDPYSSVPSAQRLPAEWEPQDAILLTWPHQGTDWNWILEEATELYEALATVIADYADVVIAVPQPLVEDVRERLAAMDAPLDYIHIYPCDSNDTWARDHGPITVQTTKGFTLLDFTFNGWGNKFPHDLDNQITRCLYEQQAFPLSDLVHQDWVLEGGSIESDGRGTLLTTASCLLNQNRNPQLSKADIEARLKTAFGVRKINWLHHGYLAGDDTDSHIDTLARLCPDNVIVYTACDDEQDEHYAELKQMEAELRGFSDADGQPYRLLPLPWPGPVMNEEGERLPATYANFLIVNEAVLVPIYELPTDEDALEVITQAFPGYDILGIPCSVLIEQGGSLHCITMQLPEGSVVENILESVYVSE from the coding sequence ATGTCTGACCCATATTCTTCTGTACCGTCCGCACAGCGTCTTCCTGCCGAGTGGGAACCCCAGGACGCCATATTGCTCACCTGGCCACACCAGGGGACCGACTGGAACTGGATTCTTGAAGAGGCCACCGAGCTGTATGAGGCGTTGGCCACTGTGATTGCCGATTATGCCGATGTTGTGATTGCTGTTCCCCAACCCCTTGTCGAAGACGTGCGTGAACGCCTGGCAGCCATGGACGCTCCTCTGGACTATATCCATATCTATCCCTGCGACAGCAATGATACCTGGGCGCGTGACCATGGGCCTATTACCGTCCAGACGACCAAGGGTTTCACATTGCTGGACTTCACCTTTAATGGTTGGGGCAACAAGTTCCCCCATGATCTGGATAACCAGATAACCCGCTGCCTGTATGAACAACAGGCATTTCCCTTGTCAGACCTGGTGCATCAGGATTGGGTTTTAGAGGGTGGTTCTATCGAGAGTGACGGCAGGGGGACACTGCTTACAACGGCTTCTTGCCTGCTCAACCAGAATCGCAATCCACAGTTGTCCAAAGCGGATATCGAAGCGCGCCTTAAAACGGCCTTTGGTGTACGCAAAATAAATTGGCTGCACCACGGCTACCTGGCCGGCGATGACACCGATAGCCATATAGATACGCTGGCACGCCTGTGTCCCGACAATGTCATTGTGTATACCGCCTGTGATGATGAACAGGATGAGCATTACGCTGAGTTGAAACAGATGGAGGCTGAATTGCGCGGGTTTAGCGACGCCGATGGCCAACCCTATCGCTTGTTGCCGCTTCCCTGGCCGGGGCCGGTAATGAATGAGGAGGGTGAGCGTTTACCTGCCACCTATGCCAACTTCCTGATTGTCAATGAAGCCGTGTTGGTACCTATTTATGAATTGCCAACGGATGAGGATGCACTGGAAGTCATCACCCAGGCCTTTCCCGGCTACGACATTCTTGGTATCCCCTGTTCTGTATTAATTGAACAGGGAGGCAGTTTGCACTGCATTACCATGCAATTGCCCGAGGGAAGTGTCGTGGAGAATATTCTGGAGTCTGTGTATGTCAGCGAATAG